The following proteins are co-located in the Haliotis asinina isolate JCU_RB_2024 chromosome 13, JCU_Hal_asi_v2, whole genome shotgun sequence genome:
- the LOC137259918 gene encoding cholinesterase-like → MTQILLHTLLLSLFTTLRGASGQEVDTTHGKVVGLRSIVLGKTIDTYYGIPYARPPIGDLRFKYPQSVDPWRPGVKEARSMKPSCYQAVEPEDGIPLRELPPPFSEDCLYINVWAPANVTASSTKLTTMVWIHGGAFLTGSINIPLYDGQYLAAENNVIVISMNYRLGAHGFLYLGPDTFPGNQGLMDQALALQWIKNNVERFGGDAGMITLFGESAGAASVGLHLLSPISRDFFTRAILQSGAPNAVWTSTVPSKAIGSTRRLAELSNCNGTSDADIVQCIQVLPPEKIIENQAHVPNDGSEQFGPIVDGHFLPDTPASLVEKGQMKQVEILLGVTKNEGNIFLIQFFPATFPAFRNQVNVSRTQFITTVNAITTGLSSAITKATIAQYADIYVPSLHPNYVDDVDSVLGDSFFKCPATELAASHSANNSVYLYSFEYRIPSLPIPQWMGVPHSFEIELVFGHALGDAFASTDVDKSVSRSVMTYWTNFAKTGNPNLPETPNYQWPTYNLMDERFLVFSSGLTTKQGMRKQQCVFWNTLIPLIQKREDTSVGTTTEGYRCPTSGGRMSFTVNTCLTVVLAALVSV, encoded by the exons ATGACGCAGATATTGCTGCACACCCTGCTCTTGTCCCTCTTCACGACACTACGGGGAGCTTCTGGACAGGAAGTTGACACCACTCATGGAAAAGTTGTTGGTCTCAGGTCTATCGTCCTTGGAAAGACCATTGATACGTATTATGGTATTCCTTATGCCAGACCACCCATAGGTGATCTCAGATTCAAGTATCCGCAGTCAGTGGACCCTTGGAGACCGGGAGTGAAGGAAGCACGTTCAATGAAACCGTCTTGTTATCAAGCAGTTGAACCTGAAGACGGTATACCCTTGAGGGAACTTCCGCCACCCTTCAGTGAGGATTGTCTCTACATCAATGTATGGGCACCAGCTAATGTCACAGCTAGTAGTACGAAACTCACAACTATGGTTTGGATCCATGGCGGAGCATTTCTGACCGGATCTATCAACATACCACTGTATGATGGTCAGTATCTTGCTGCTGAAAACAACGTCATCGTTATATCCATGAACTATCGACTTGGAGCTCATGGATTTCTGTATCTTGGACCTGACACGTTTCCTGGCAACCAAGGCCTTATGGACCAGGCTCTTGCCTTGCAGTGGATTAAGAACAATGTTGAAAGATTTGGCGGAGACGCAGGTATGATCACCTTATTTGGAGAAAGTGCAGGTGCAGCCTCGGTTGGTCTACATTTGTTATCTCCAATATCACGTGACTTCTTCACGCGTGCTATTCTTCAAAGTGGGGCCCCAAATGCAGTGTGGACATCTACTGTACCATCGAAAGCAATCGGCAGCACAAGAAGACTTGCAGAGCTGTCAAACTGCAATGGAACATCCGATGCTGACATTGTCCAGTGTATTCAAGTTCTGCCACCAGAAAAGATAATAGAAAATCAGGCACATGTGCCAAATGATGGTTCAGAACAATTCGGTCCGATCGTGGATGGTCATTTCTTACCCGATACTCCAGCATCACTCGTTGAAAAGGGACAAATGAAGCAAGTGGAAATCCTTCTGGGGGTGACGAAAAATGAGGGCAACATATTCCTCATTCAGTTTTTTCCTGCAACATTTCCTGCATTTAGAAATCAAGTCAATGTCAGCAGAACACAGTTCATAACGACTGTAAACGCCATAACCACTGGACTGTCTTCTGCTATTACCAAGGCTACTATAGCTCAGTATGCTGATATCTACGTCCCTTCCCTACACCCGAACTATGTGGACGATGTTGACAGCGTCCTTGGAGATAGTTTCTTTAAGTGTCCAGCTACCGAACTGGCCGCTTCACATTCTGCAAATAACAGCGTTTACTTGTATTCCTTTGAGTATAGAATCCCATCGCTGCCAATACCACAATGGATGGGAGTTCCTCATTCGTTCGAGATAGAATTGGTGTTTGGGCATGCTCTCGGTGATGCCTTTGCTTCGACAGATGTGGATAAGTCAGTAAGTCGGAGCGTAATGACTTACTGGACGAATTTTGCTAAAACTGG AAACCCCAACCTTCCGGAAACACCAAACTACCAATGGCCGACGTACAACTTGATGGATGAGCGTTTCCTGGTCTTCTCGTCCGGACTGACAACAAAGCAGGGCATGCGAAAACAGCAATGTGTGTTCTGGAACACTCTCATACCATTGATCCAAAAGAGAGAAGACACATCTGTAGGCA CAACAACTGAGGGCTACAGATGTCCCACTAGTGGAGGCAGGATGTCATTTACTGTAAACACATGTCTCACTGTAGTACTTGCAGCGTTAGTGAGTGTCTAA